A window of Tautonia plasticadhaerens contains these coding sequences:
- a CDS encoding TolB family protein — translation MGHRDSGDETGRARPTAGGILVASLALLLAAGPRDAEALQAPAGLFVVGADGTGLRAVASPGAGPDDFRRAAHPSWSPDGRKLAFTAFDATGRRPEIRVVPASGGASRAVAEGVAPSWSHDGSTLAFMISGKPGIATDWSRPGRNDERIAVLRLPEPDPQADPDADAGPRPGPVEVVASGLWPRWSPVDGRLAFAGRRGASWDVYVRSADGLAQIRLTDDPAMDTEPLWTPDGREVAFLSNRGVRWDLYRIPADGLGAVRRLTNHPRREDTAALSPDASRVAFTDDLGRPGSRILLLDLASEVARPLLPDPFEDREPCWSPDGRFIAFASRRPGPG, via the coding sequence GTGGGCCATCGGGATTCCGGGGACGAGACGGGGCGAGCGAGGCCGACCGCCGGGGGGATTCTCGTCGCCTCCCTGGCCCTGCTCCTGGCGGCGGGCCCCCGGGACGCGGAGGCCCTCCAGGCCCCGGCCGGGCTGTTCGTGGTGGGGGCCGACGGGACCGGCCTGAGGGCCGTCGCGTCCCCCGGCGCCGGGCCGGACGACTTCCGCCGGGCCGCCCACCCGAGCTGGTCCCCCGACGGCCGGAAGCTCGCCTTCACCGCCTTCGACGCCACCGGCCGACGCCCCGAGATCCGCGTCGTCCCCGCCTCCGGGGGCGCCTCCCGGGCGGTCGCCGAGGGGGTCGCGCCGAGCTGGTCGCACGACGGATCGACGCTCGCCTTCATGATCAGCGGCAAGCCCGGGATCGCCACCGACTGGTCCCGACCCGGCCGCAACGACGAGCGGATCGCCGTGCTCCGCCTCCCCGAACCCGACCCGCAGGCCGATCCCGATGCCGACGCCGGGCCGCGACCCGGGCCGGTCGAGGTCGTCGCCTCGGGCCTCTGGCCGCGCTGGTCGCCGGTCGACGGCCGCCTCGCCTTCGCCGGCCGCCGGGGGGCCTCCTGGGACGTCTACGTCCGGTCGGCCGACGGCCTGGCGCAGATCCGACTGACCGACGACCCGGCGATGGACACCGAGCCGCTCTGGACGCCCGACGGCCGGGAGGTCGCCTTCCTCTCCAACCGGGGGGTCCGCTGGGACCTCTACCGGATCCCGGCCGACGGCCTCGGCGCCGTCCGCCGCCTGACCAACCACCCCCGACGCGAGGACACCGCCGCGCTCAGCCCCGACGCCTCCCGGGTCGCCTTCACCGACGACCTCGGCCGCCCCGGCAGCCGGATCCTGCTGCTCGACCTCGCCTCCGAGGTCGCCCGCCCCCTGCTGCCCGACCCCTTCGAGGACCGGGAGCCCTGCTGGTCCCCCGACGGCCGCTTCATCGCCTTCGCCAGCCGACGGCCCGGCCCCGGGTGA
- a CDS encoding tetratricopeptide repeat protein: protein MVAPETRPTPQPDSKAPPTLARWAGAALLGGLLILVAVAAWRHVRERGRPSSVRSRAEVALRSGRIAEAEAAMGRLAELRAPTAEDWVLRAEIALADDRPEESIAALCRIPDGHPMAPEARKLAGQIELREGRVRRAEEYLREAIELDPNRFQARRELVYIYGMQLRREEIDEQFRALEPHVPLSSKDAFLWGLSRSTAWEGSELSETLRKFIAADPQDHKSRLALSDTLAGLGRLDEAEEALDPLPADSPEVRERRAALAIERGDIPEAERLLADAPEDHAGMARLRGTLALRRRDAEAALRHFRAAEALEPDHRETIFGLARAYTLAGDLERARPYQEMARTYEDFSTLLQFAATPDGQADPELPLKLGRAAEELGRLAEARTWYRLRLERDPFDREAQQALYRLESADEPDPPRHDG from the coding sequence ATGGTGGCACCCGAGACCCGTCCCACGCCGCAGCCCGATTCGAAGGCCCCCCCGACGCTGGCCCGGTGGGCCGGGGCTGCCTTGCTCGGGGGGCTGCTGATCCTGGTCGCCGTCGCCGCGTGGAGGCACGTCCGGGAGCGGGGGAGGCCGTCCTCCGTCCGGAGCCGGGCCGAGGTCGCCCTGCGGTCCGGGCGAATCGCCGAGGCCGAGGCGGCGATGGGACGGCTCGCCGAGCTGCGGGCGCCGACGGCCGAGGACTGGGTCCTCCGGGCCGAGATCGCCCTCGCGGATGATCGGCCCGAGGAGTCCATCGCCGCGCTCTGCCGCATCCCGGACGGCCACCCGATGGCCCCCGAGGCGCGCAAGCTGGCCGGCCAGATCGAGCTGCGGGAGGGCAGGGTCCGTCGGGCCGAGGAGTACCTGCGGGAGGCCATCGAACTCGACCCGAACCGGTTCCAGGCCCGCCGGGAGCTGGTCTACATCTACGGCATGCAGCTCCGCCGCGAGGAGATCGACGAGCAGTTCCGGGCGCTGGAGCCGCACGTGCCGCTGAGCTCCAAGGACGCCTTCCTCTGGGGGCTGTCCCGCAGCACCGCCTGGGAGGGCAGCGAACTCTCCGAGACGCTCCGCAAGTTCATCGCGGCCGACCCGCAGGACCACAAGAGCCGGCTCGCCCTGTCCGACACCCTCGCCGGCCTCGGGCGGCTCGACGAGGCCGAGGAGGCCCTCGACCCCTTGCCCGCCGACAGCCCCGAGGTGCGGGAGCGGCGGGCCGCCCTGGCCATCGAGCGCGGCGACATCCCGGAGGCCGAGCGATTGCTGGCCGACGCGCCGGAGGACCACGCCGGGATGGCCCGGCTCCGGGGCACGCTCGCCCTGCGTCGCCGGGACGCGGAGGCCGCCCTCCGACACTTCCGGGCCGCCGAGGCCCTGGAGCCGGACCACCGCGAGACGATCTTCGGCCTGGCCCGCGCCTACACCCTCGCCGGGGACCTGGAGCGGGCCCGGCCCTACCAGGAGATGGCCCGCACGTACGAGGATTTCTCGACCCTCCTGCAATTCGCCGCCACCCCCGACGGCCAGGCCGACCCGGAGCTTCCCCTGAAGCTCGGCCGGGCGGCCGAGGAGCTGGGCCGGCTCGCCGAGGCCCGCACCTGGTACCGGCTCCGGCTCGAACGCGACCCCTTCGACCGCGAGGCCCAGCAAGCCCTCTACCGCCTCGAATCGGCGGACGAGCCCGATCCGCCCCGGCACGACGGCTGA